One Entomomonas asaccharolytica DNA segment encodes these proteins:
- a CDS encoding MFS transporter, whose translation MTISSNTLSSNKSPNKIWILVFIFSFLGLLVDGADLLLLSFSLSSLEAEWGLTQFEKGMLGTYTLAGMSIGGILGGWLSDRYGRVKTVVGSILVFSIGTSILGATQSYLQFAVIRFFASFGIGALYIACNTLMAEYVPTKYRTTVLGTLQAGWSVGYIVASLLAGWIIPNYGWRWLFYIAIIPAVLAFAMQWMVPEPESWRKAQAEKAANKNKQTDTKKENALTLIFADKSTRKMFILWSITAGFLQFGYYGVNNWLPNYLEKEMSMNFKSMTLFLVGSYTAMILGKIIAGMAADYFGRRIIYAFGAIGTAVFLPVIVMWHTPDNILYLMIGFGFLYGIPYGVNATYMTESFETKIRGSAMGGAYNVGKVGAALAPAFIGFVATHYSIGAGFLVMGAAYFFCGLIPALFIRDKLFDPQK comes from the coding sequence ATGACGATATCATCAAATACATTATCATCTAACAAATCACCCAATAAGATTTGGATTTTAGTTTTTATCTTTTCTTTTTTAGGACTTCTAGTGGATGGAGCAGATCTATTGCTGTTGTCTTTCAGCTTAAGTTCGTTAGAAGCAGAATGGGGGTTGACCCAATTTGAAAAGGGTATGCTTGGTACATATACCTTAGCAGGTATGTCAATTGGGGGTATTTTAGGAGGTTGGCTTTCTGATCGTTATGGTCGAGTAAAAACAGTGGTAGGAAGTATACTAGTATTTTCAATAGGTACTTCAATATTAGGGGCTACCCAAAGTTATCTACAGTTTGCTGTTATTCGTTTTTTCGCGTCATTTGGCATAGGTGCATTATATATCGCTTGTAATACCTTAATGGCTGAATATGTACCTACTAAATATCGCACTACTGTGTTAGGAACTTTACAAGCTGGTTGGTCAGTAGGCTATATTGTTGCTTCATTATTAGCAGGTTGGATAATTCCAAACTATGGTTGGCGCTGGCTATTCTATATAGCTATTATTCCTGCCGTATTAGCTTTTGCAATGCAATGGATGGTCCCTGAGCCTGAGTCATGGAGAAAAGCACAAGCAGAAAAAGCAGCTAATAAAAATAAACAAACAGATACAAAAAAAGAAAATGCACTTACCCTCATTTTTGCTGATAAAAGCACACGTAAAATGTTTATCTTGTGGTCTATAACAGCAGGCTTCTTACAGTTTGGTTATTACGGGGTTAACAACTGGCTTCCCAATTACCTTGAAAAAGAAATGTCGATGAATTTTAAATCGATGACGTTATTCTTAGTAGGTTCTTATACAGCAATGATTTTAGGTAAAATTATTGCAGGGATGGCTGCGGACTATTTTGGCAGGCGAATTATTTATGCCTTTGGGGCAATTGGTACAGCTGTGTTTTTACCTGTGATTGTTATGTGGCATACGCCTGATAACATTCTTTACTTAATGATTGGTTTTGGTTTCTTATATGGTATCCCCTATGGTGTTAATGCAACCTATATGACGGAGAGTTTTGAAACCAAAATTCGTGGTTCTGCAATGGGTGGCGCTTATAATGTTGGAAAGGTAGGAGCGGCGCTTGCCCCTGCATTTATTGGCTTTGTAGCTACTCATTATTCAATTGGAGCAGGTTTCTTAGTAATGGGTGCTGCTTATTTCTTCTGTGGTTTAATACCTGCATTATTTATTAGAGATAAACTATTTGACCCACAAAAATAA
- a CDS encoding MFS transporter — MINTANVPINGQPHARPLNKSDYKTLALSSLGGTLEFYDFVIFVFFTNILTQLFFPSENQFFAQMQTLGVFAAGYLARPIGGIIMAHFGDKIGRKRMFTLSIFLMALPTFVIGCLPTYETIGILAPLLLLIMRILQGAAIGGEMPGAWVFIAEHTPKQRYGLGVGTLTSGITGGIFLGSIVAIIIQQNFSDAEVKEYAWRIPFLLGGIFGFISVYLRRFLEETPVFKEMAAKQALATQLPILTVIKQHKTACFITAILTWALSTTIVVTILMTPSIILEGMYHIDRTTSLQANCVATLTLTLGCVLWGYLCDKLGIRLTLSIVWGGLIITSFYFYSSLHTDMSTSTLIFNYGLMGLFAGSTATAPIVGTKAFPPAIRFTGLSFAYNLSYAIFGGLTPMITGAWLHHNAMAPAYYVSITAILALLVAFMPLAYRGYTAKS; from the coding sequence ATGATAAATACAGCAAATGTTCCTATAAATGGACAACCCCATGCCCGCCCTCTTAATAAAAGTGATTATAAAACACTGGCTCTCTCTTCATTAGGTGGCACCTTAGAATTTTATGACTTTGTGATATTTGTCTTTTTTACCAATATTCTTACCCAATTATTTTTTCCTAGTGAAAACCAATTTTTTGCTCAAATGCAAACACTAGGGGTATTTGCTGCGGGTTATTTAGCACGCCCTATTGGTGGCATAATAATGGCGCATTTTGGCGATAAAATTGGTCGCAAGCGCATGTTTACCTTAAGTATTTTCTTAATGGCACTGCCTACATTTGTGATTGGCTGCTTACCCACCTACGAAACCATAGGTATATTAGCCCCTCTTTTATTGCTGATTATGCGTATTTTACAAGGTGCTGCCATCGGTGGAGAAATGCCGGGAGCATGGGTTTTTATTGCTGAACATACCCCCAAACAACGTTATGGACTGGGTGTTGGTACACTTACTTCAGGTATCACGGGTGGAATATTTTTAGGTTCAATTGTAGCCATTATTATTCAACAAAATTTTTCTGATGCTGAAGTCAAAGAATATGCTTGGCGTATCCCCTTTTTGTTGGGTGGCATCTTTGGTTTTATTTCTGTTTATTTACGTCGATTTTTAGAAGAAACGCCTGTTTTTAAAGAAATGGCAGCAAAACAAGCATTAGCCACTCAGTTACCTATTCTTACTGTTATCAAACAACATAAAACAGCCTGTTTTATTACTGCTATATTAACATGGGCACTTTCTACCACCATTGTAGTGACGATATTAATGACGCCTTCTATTATTTTAGAGGGTATGTATCACATTGATCGTACTACCTCACTACAGGCTAACTGTGTAGCTACTTTAACACTAACCCTAGGCTGTGTTTTATGGGGCTATTTATGTGATAAATTAGGTATTCGCTTAACTCTTTCAATAGTATGGGGTGGCCTGATTATCACTAGTTTTTACTTTTATAGTTCACTACATACTGATATGAGTACAAGTACTTTAATTTTTAACTATGGCCTAATGGGACTTTTTGCAGGTTCCACCGCTACCGCTCCCATAGTTGGTACTAAAGCTTTCCCACCAGCTATTCGTTTTACAGGGTTATCTTTTGCGTATAATTTGTCTTACGCCATTTTTGGTGGACTAACCCCTATGATTACTGGTGCATGGTTACATCATAATGCAATGGCCCCAGCTTATTATGTTAGTATTACGGCTATACTTGCCTTATTGGTGGCTTTTATGCCTTTAGCTTATCGTGGTTATACTGCAAAATCTTAA
- a CDS encoding TonB-dependent receptor — protein MKKLLRNKNKTFIYLLCPIILPIDYVVAADDLQLPTIEVSSTRTDTSVFDTPASVDIIEGKDIRDSKLQVNLSESLQGVAGVQIQNRNNYAQDLRLSIRGAGARSAFGVRGTRIYVDGIPASMPDGQGQISNIDLGSVDHIEVLKGPFSSLYGNSSGGVIQIFTEDGSDRPTVEGSTAMGSFNTYRNRVKGTGTTPTETGSFNYTLSGSHFSTTGYRDHSDTQKNLQNAKFSWQVDPDRKVSFVLNSVNLKAQDPLGVTRQQFKHDPKNADKAKQYDTRKKATQTQGGFLYEQNINEYNQLSAMLYYGVRDNVQYQSIPFGAQQNAGHAGGVIDFQRNYGGVDLRWTSHLSLADRPFTLISGISYDLMKDNRKGYENYIGTASNPIYGEKGQLRRKENNKLYNIDPYIQSAWQLASKWKLDTGVRYSTVRFKSNDKYLSNGDDSGSKTYHRILPMAALSYAITSDINLYASYAKGFETPTFTELSYRPDGNAGLNLSLSPSVSDNYELGTKIMLPRGMLSASLFQINTKDEIITAGSIGGRTTYKNGGKTRRNGFELAWNNNFAENIKTQVSYTWIDAYYRDNISTSIRSNNAIPGVAKQTFYGAIAWQPETGWYIGVDGQYMSKIYVTDDNSEAAPSYFTSSAYTGYTWKSSDRWTINGFVRIDNLLNRRYVGSVIVNEKNGYFYEPAAKRNWLVGSTVSFAF, from the coding sequence ATGAAAAAATTATTACGGAACAAGAACAAAACCTTTATTTATCTACTATGCCCTATTATTTTACCAATAGACTATGTAGTAGCTGCTGATGATTTACAGTTACCTACTATAGAAGTTAGCAGTACTCGTACTGATACCAGTGTGTTTGACACGCCTGCTTCGGTAGATATTATTGAAGGAAAAGATATTCGTGATAGTAAGCTACAAGTTAATCTATCTGAAAGTCTGCAAGGTGTTGCAGGGGTACAAATACAGAATCGTAATAACTATGCGCAAGACTTACGATTATCTATACGTGGTGCTGGCGCACGTTCTGCTTTTGGAGTTAGAGGGACACGTATTTATGTGGACGGTATACCTGCTTCAATGCCTGATGGCCAAGGGCAAATTTCTAATATTGATTTAGGCAGTGTTGACCATATTGAAGTATTAAAGGGCCCTTTTTCATCATTGTATGGTAATTCCTCGGGAGGAGTCATCCAAATTTTCACAGAAGATGGTTCTGATCGGCCTACCGTTGAAGGTAGCACCGCCATGGGCAGTTTTAACACCTATCGTAATCGTGTTAAAGGAACAGGCACAACACCTACAGAAACAGGCAGTTTTAATTACACATTAAGTGGTAGCCACTTTTCAACCACTGGTTATCGAGACCATAGTGATACTCAGAAAAACTTACAAAATGCCAAATTTAGCTGGCAAGTAGACCCTGATCGTAAAGTTAGTTTTGTACTTAACAGTGTTAATTTAAAAGCTCAAGACCCTTTAGGTGTAACACGCCAACAATTTAAACATGATCCTAAAAATGCTGATAAAGCAAAACAATACGATACACGTAAAAAAGCCACACAAACCCAAGGTGGCTTTTTATACGAACAAAATATAAATGAATATAATCAATTATCGGCCATGCTTTATTATGGGGTAAGAGATAATGTGCAATATCAATCTATACCCTTTGGTGCGCAACAAAATGCTGGTCATGCAGGTGGTGTAATTGACTTTCAACGTAATTATGGTGGTGTTGATTTACGCTGGACATCCCATCTCAGTTTAGCTGATCGACCTTTTACTTTAATCTCAGGTATTTCTTATGACTTAATGAAAGATAATCGCAAAGGTTATGAAAACTATATAGGCACTGCTAGCAATCCTATTTATGGAGAAAAAGGCCAATTACGACGTAAAGAAAACAATAAACTTTATAATATTGACCCTTATATCCAAAGCGCATGGCAATTAGCTTCTAAGTGGAAACTAGATACAGGGGTTCGCTATAGCACTGTTCGTTTTAAATCAAATGATAAGTATTTATCCAATGGTGATGATAGTGGTTCTAAAACCTACCATAGAATATTACCAATGGCAGCATTAAGCTATGCCATAACTTCTGATATTAATCTTTATGCTTCTTATGCTAAAGGCTTTGAAACCCCTACTTTTACTGAATTATCTTATCGTCCTGATGGTAATGCAGGGTTAAATTTAAGCCTTAGTCCTTCTGTTAGTGATAATTATGAGCTTGGTACTAAAATAATGTTACCCCGTGGCATGCTCAGCGCTAGCCTATTCCAAATCAATACAAAGGATGAAATTATTACAGCAGGTAGTATCGGTGGCAGAACCACATATAAAAATGGTGGCAAAACACGTCGTAATGGTTTTGAATTAGCTTGGAATAACAACTTTGCTGAAAATATCAAAACACAAGTATCTTATACATGGATAGATGCCTACTACCGCGATAATATTTCTACCTCAATTAGAAGTAATAACGCTATTCCAGGTGTTGCTAAACAAACCTTCTATGGTGCTATCGCATGGCAACCAGAAACAGGTTGGTATATAGGTGTAGATGGTCAATATATGAGTAAAATCTATGTAACAGATGATAACTCTGAAGCTGCACCATCCTACTTCACTAGTTCTGCTTACACAGGATATACATGGAAAAGTAGTGATCGCTGGACAATTAATGGCTTTGTAAGAATTGATAATTTACTGAATCGACGTTATGTAGGTTCTGTTATTGTTAATGAAAAAAATGGTTATTTTTATGAGCCTGCTGCCAAAAGAAATTGGCTAGTGGGTAGTACTGTGTCGTTTGCTTTTTAA
- a CDS encoding carbohydrate porin codes for MIPIPQKTNNYLVKTLVAIGLHTVLFSPIAQAKPFDIDSPWMLGDWGGVRSDLEAKGYQFSFEYLSEASANLGGGYNNDRTARYADQWTLVSHLDLEKILGLPNAEFQTMITSRNGRSLSGDRLSDPRTGQFSNTQEIYGRGQTVRLSHLWYQQKFFDRLIIKAGRYGVGDDFNTFAALGCEFQNLAFCGSQVGNWTNSWYNGPIGQWAANIKYNFTPELAFQIGAFEQNPSLLEKSNGFKLNGSGGRGALFPMEFIWTPKLGENGLPGEYRAGYFYTSANQDDVYKDEFGSPIAITGNQPKSRGSRHAWWLLGQQQITSYGKDTSRGLVLFAGLSMHDRNTNVITNSQFIGGIYKGPFDFRPKDSLGLAITRIDAGSRARRGQQLANAIYQANNGMIGYDNPSYTPIQRTEYNTELYYAFDIAKWLSVRPNLQYVKNPGGVTHVRNAVVGGLEIRSKF; via the coding sequence ATGATACCTATACCGCAAAAAACTAATAATTACCTAGTAAAAACATTAGTCGCAATAGGATTACATACTGTTCTTTTTAGCCCAATTGCTCAGGCTAAACCATTTGATATAGACTCTCCTTGGATGCTAGGAGATTGGGGCGGTGTTCGTTCAGATTTAGAAGCCAAAGGTTATCAGTTTTCTTTTGAATATTTATCTGAGGCATCTGCCAATTTAGGCGGTGGCTACAATAATGATCGTACTGCACGTTATGCTGATCAGTGGACATTAGTAAGCCATTTAGACTTAGAGAAAATCCTAGGGTTACCCAACGCTGAATTTCAAACAATGATAACATCACGTAATGGTAGATCATTATCAGGCGACCGCCTATCCGATCCTCGAACAGGACAATTTTCGAATACTCAAGAAATTTATGGTAGAGGACAAACCGTTCGCCTTAGTCATTTATGGTATCAACAAAAATTCTTTGATCGCTTGATTATTAAAGCAGGTCGTTATGGGGTTGGAGATGATTTTAATACCTTTGCTGCTTTAGGTTGCGAATTTCAAAATTTAGCCTTTTGTGGTTCACAAGTGGGTAACTGGACAAACTCTTGGTATAACGGCCCTATTGGCCAATGGGCGGCTAACATAAAATATAACTTCACACCTGAACTTGCTTTCCAAATAGGTGCGTTTGAACAAAATCCTTCTTTATTAGAAAAAAGTAATGGCTTTAAATTAAATGGCAGCGGTGGTCGGGGTGCCTTATTCCCTATGGAATTTATTTGGACACCTAAACTGGGTGAAAATGGTTTGCCAGGAGAATACAGGGCTGGTTATTTCTATACATCTGCTAATCAAGATGATGTTTATAAAGATGAATTTGGTTCACCTATAGCAATAACAGGCAACCAACCAAAAAGTAGAGGTAGTAGGCATGCTTGGTGGCTATTGGGTCAACAACAAATTACCTCTTACGGCAAAGATACTTCTAGAGGTTTAGTGCTATTTGCTGGCTTAAGTATGCATGATAGAAATACCAATGTTATTACCAACAGTCAGTTTATTGGTGGGATTTATAAAGGGCCTTTTGACTTTCGCCCAAAAGACAGCTTAGGGCTAGCGATAACAAGGATTGATGCTGGATCGAGAGCAAGACGAGGACAACAGCTAGCTAATGCTATTTATCAAGCTAATAATGGCATGATAGGCTATGACAACCCCAGTTACACACCTATCCAAAGGACAGAATATAACACAGAGCTTTATTATGCATTTGATATAGCTAAATGGCTGTCTGTGCGTCCCAATCTTCAATATGTTAAAAATCCTGGCGGCGTAACACATGTCCGCAATGCTGTAGTAGGTGGCTTAGAGATTAGATCTAAATTTTAA
- a CDS encoding glucose/quinate/shikimate family membrane-bound PQQ-dependent dehydrogenase gives MFSKNKLLIATGIIFILMGLFLSIGGIDLVSLGGSYYYLIAGITLIATGILIALNHEEALILFALFLLGSTCWGLWEVGLDWWQLVVPRLWVWFVLGVVLLLPWWWKPLQINTKKPKLPILLSIAVVFSAITIIAPLFTDPKTTITGVIDNPKANYINPDQVASDDWIAYGGTNAGLHYSSLDQITPENIHHLQEVWRIQTGDKPTTGDPVEITNENTPLKVNGLLYACTPHSRVLALEPETGKTRWEYDPQISLEGAENFAGWAHMTCRGVSYYDADTYLSQDQETTEDNDLTAANSIDNAIVEKVKNSSCPRRIILPTADARLIALNADTGEMCTDFGDDGSVDLTKNIGPFTPGGYYPTSPAVVTRNLIIVGAHVTDDESIDEPSGVIRAFDIYDGHLVWNWDSTQPDKTEPIAEGEIYPRNSANVWTVMSADEKLGMVYLPMGNQTPDQYGADRTAGAEKYSAGIVALDIDTGKVRWNYQFTRHDLWDMDVPAQPVLIDLQTKLGVEPAVIQPTKQGSLYVLNRKTGEPIVPIHDIETPQGAVEGDWVSKTQPRSALNLLPPNLTEKDMWGATPFDQLVCRVGFKSLRYEGQYTPPSLQGSLIYPGNVGIFNWMGIAIDPERQLIFTPANYMAFVSQLVPASELADNAKKASEGQGLQLNKGAPYAVIMHPFLSKLGFPCQAPSWGDIAGISLTDYSVVWKHHNGTSRDSTPIIPMAFPVGVPAMGGPITTAGGVAFMSGTLDQYIRGYNVANGKELWKARLPAGGQATPMTYKGKDGRQYVVLVVGGHGSFGSKLSDYIIAYALPETND, from the coding sequence ATGTTTAGCAAAAATAAATTACTGATAGCCACAGGGATAATCTTCATTCTGATGGGATTATTTTTGTCCATCGGTGGTATCGACCTTGTCTCATTAGGTGGCTCTTACTATTATCTAATTGCAGGTATTACGTTAATTGCTACGGGTATTTTAATTGCGCTTAATCATGAAGAAGCCCTTATCTTATTTGCTTTATTTTTACTAGGTTCTACTTGCTGGGGATTGTGGGAAGTAGGTTTAGACTGGTGGCAATTGGTCGTACCACGTTTATGGGTGTGGTTTGTACTAGGGGTAGTACTGTTATTGCCATGGTGGTGGAAACCCTTACAGATAAATACTAAAAAACCTAAATTACCTATTTTACTTAGTATCGCGGTAGTGTTTAGCGCCATTACTATCATAGCACCACTTTTTACCGACCCTAAAACCACTATTACAGGTGTAATAGATAACCCAAAAGCAAACTATATTAACCCTGACCAGGTGGCAAGTGATGATTGGATAGCTTATGGTGGTACTAACGCGGGTCTACACTACTCTTCTCTTGATCAAATCACACCTGAGAATATTCATCATTTACAAGAAGTATGGCGTATTCAAACAGGTGATAAGCCTACTACAGGAGATCCTGTAGAAATTACTAATGAAAATACACCATTAAAAGTTAATGGCCTGCTTTATGCTTGTACTCCCCATAGCAGAGTTTTAGCTTTAGAACCAGAAACAGGTAAAACCCGCTGGGAATATGACCCACAAATCAGTTTAGAAGGTGCTGAAAATTTTGCTGGCTGGGCTCATATGACTTGCCGTGGTGTTTCTTACTATGATGCTGATACCTATTTATCACAAGATCAAGAAACTACCGAAGATAACGATTTAACCGCTGCGAACAGTATTGATAACGCTATTGTTGAGAAAGTTAAAAATAGTTCTTGTCCACGTCGTATTATTTTACCTACCGCCGACGCACGCTTAATTGCTCTTAATGCCGATACAGGAGAAATGTGTACCGATTTTGGTGATGATGGTTCTGTGGATTTAACTAAAAATATTGGTCCATTTACTCCAGGTGGCTACTATCCAACCTCACCCGCAGTTGTTACACGTAATTTAATTATTGTAGGCGCTCACGTTACCGATGATGAGTCTATCGATGAACCATCAGGGGTTATTAGAGCCTTTGATATATATGATGGTCATCTAGTATGGAATTGGGATAGTACTCAACCTGACAAAACAGAACCTATTGCTGAAGGAGAAATATACCCTCGCAACTCAGCTAATGTATGGACTGTAATGAGTGCTGATGAAAAATTAGGCATGGTTTACCTGCCTATGGGTAATCAAACGCCTGATCAATATGGTGCAGATCGTACCGCAGGTGCTGAAAAGTACAGTGCTGGCATTGTAGCGCTAGATATAGACACAGGTAAAGTTCGTTGGAACTATCAATTTACGCGCCATGATCTATGGGATATGGATGTACCTGCACAACCTGTATTAATAGACTTACAAACTAAACTTGGCGTTGAACCTGCGGTAATACAACCTACCAAACAAGGTAGTTTATATGTATTAAATCGTAAAACAGGCGAGCCGATTGTTCCTATCCACGATATCGAAACACCACAAGGTGCAGTTGAAGGTGATTGGGTTTCAAAAACTCAACCAAGGTCAGCACTTAACTTATTACCCCCCAATTTAACTGAAAAAGACATGTGGGGTGCTACGCCTTTCGATCAATTAGTTTGTCGGGTTGGTTTTAAATCATTGCGTTATGAAGGACAATATACACCGCCTTCTTTACAAGGTAGCCTTATCTATCCAGGCAATGTGGGTATATTTAATTGGATGGGCATTGCAATAGACCCTGAAAGACAACTTATTTTTACACCTGCTAATTACATGGCCTTTGTTTCACAACTTGTACCTGCATCAGAACTTGCTGATAATGCTAAAAAAGCGTCTGAAGGACAAGGATTACAACTTAATAAAGGGGCACCTTATGCCGTCATTATGCACCCCTTCCTATCTAAATTAGGCTTCCCTTGCCAAGCACCATCTTGGGGAGATATTGCTGGCATTAGCTTAACTGACTACTCTGTTGTTTGGAAACACCATAATGGTACTTCACGCGATAGTACACCCATTATTCCTATGGCTTTCCCAGTAGGAGTACCTGCCATGGGTGGCCCTATTACAACAGCAGGTGGTGTTGCCTTTATGAGTGGCACACTAGATCAATATATTCGTGGTTACAATGTTGCAAACGGTAAAGAATTATGGAAAGCAAGGCTACCTGCTGGTGGTCAAGCAACACCAATGACTTACAAAGGTAAAGATGGTCGTCAATATGTTGTATTAGTGGTGGGTGGTCATGGTTCTTTTGGTTCTAAACTCAGCGACTATATTATTGCTTACGCCTTACCAGAAACCAATGACTAA
- a CDS encoding glucose/sorbosone family PQQ-dependent dehydrogenase, producing MKKNTVIGISAAIVLTCSPFAWSAEKATIATAEPFKGTVLTTNLDEPWEMLWGHDNMLWVTERHGKRITRVDPQTGAKKVAATIDEVFVGPQHEGILGMAFSPDMTANKGQVYVAYTYKNDKGDELEKVVRLDWNANKEQLINPHTIIEGIPAGNDHQGGRLLFGPDGKLYLSKGELGHNQWGNYCKPIAAQNIPSVAEIKNKDYKNYLGKVFRINPDGSIPDDNPKINGVKSHIFTYGHRNPQGLVFVDQYLYSSEQGPSSDDEINLLKAGGNYGWPHVAGFQDDNAYVYANWSKADDCENIKYDPNVIPDGVPTQKESAWHADNFVPPVKTFYTVRDGYNFTDGNCSSEPYLCWPTIAPASITYYPTKGAITSWQNSLLVTSLKNGTLYKLPLSQDKAQPQGDIKVYFHTINRYRVARVSPDGKTIYIATDSTGSVLDENGRPTEKLANPGSILKFEYDPNKI from the coding sequence ATGAAAAAGAATACTGTTATAGGCATTTCTGCTGCAATTGTTCTAACTTGTAGTCCATTCGCATGGAGTGCTGAGAAAGCAACCATAGCAACTGCCGAACCATTTAAAGGAACAGTGTTAACAACTAATTTAGATGAACCTTGGGAAATGTTATGGGGTCATGACAATATGTTATGGGTAACCGAACGTCATGGTAAACGTATTACTCGTGTTGATCCCCAAACAGGTGCTAAAAAAGTAGCCGCCACTATCGATGAAGTATTTGTTGGACCACAGCATGAAGGTATTTTAGGCATGGCCTTTTCTCCTGATATGACAGCTAACAAAGGGCAAGTATATGTTGCCTATACCTATAAAAATGATAAAGGTGATGAGTTAGAGAAAGTTGTGCGTTTAGATTGGAACGCTAATAAAGAACAATTAATTAATCCCCATACCATTATTGAAGGTATACCAGCAGGTAATGATCATCAAGGTGGCCGTCTGTTATTTGGCCCTGATGGTAAGCTCTATTTATCTAAAGGAGAATTAGGCCATAACCAATGGGGTAACTATTGTAAGCCTATAGCTGCACAAAACATTCCCAGCGTGGCAGAAATAAAAAATAAAGATTATAAAAACTATTTGGGTAAAGTTTTTCGTATTAACCCAGATGGCAGCATTCCAGACGATAACCCTAAGATTAATGGAGTAAAGAGCCATATTTTCACTTATGGCCATAGAAATCCACAAGGACTGGTATTTGTAGATCAATACCTTTATTCAAGTGAACAAGGCCCTTCCAGTGACGACGAAATTAATTTATTAAAAGCAGGTGGTAATTATGGTTGGCCACATGTTGCTGGCTTCCAAGATGATAACGCCTACGTTTATGCTAACTGGTCTAAAGCAGATGATTGTGAAAATATCAAATACGATCCTAATGTAATTCCAGATGGAGTACCTACGCAAAAAGAAAGTGCATGGCACGCAGATAACTTTGTACCGCCTGTTAAAACTTTCTATACGGTGCGTGATGGCTATAACTTTACCGATGGTAATTGTAGTAGTGAACCTTATTTATGCTGGCCAACCATAGCGCCAGCCAGTATTACTTACTATCCCACTAAAGGAGCTATTACAAGTTGGCAAAACAGCTTATTAGTTACCTCTTTAAAAAATGGTACTTTATATAAACTGCCTCTTAGTCAGGACAAAGCTCAACCCCAAGGAGATATTAAGGTTTATTTCCATACTATTAATCGTTACAGGGTAGCAAGAGTAAGTCCAGATGGAAAAACAATCTATATTGCTACAGATTCCACAGGTTCCGTTTTAGATGAAAATGGTAGGCCTACTGAAAAATTAGCTAATCCAGGTTCTATTCTTAAATTTGAGTATGACCCTAATAAGATATAA
- a CDS encoding nitroreductase, translating to MHVHDAILSRKSVRRFLPKQVAQETIKHILQIASRAPSGSNIQPWHVHVVTGKVKQQISQSILTAAKQGEASPQYQYYPEDWFEPYKTRRRQVGYALYDTLGIKREDTQARNQQMLRNFIFFDAPIGLFFSLNKRMATGSYLDLGIFIENIVLTAKGYGLDTCIQAAFANFHQAIRPYIPIAEDDILVCGMALGYEDSNAPENQLITEREPVTNFTTFTGFDNEAI from the coding sequence ATGCATGTTCATGACGCTATTCTAAGCAGAAAATCAGTTAGGCGTTTTCTGCCAAAACAGGTTGCTCAAGAAACCATAAAACATATATTACAAATTGCCAGCCGCGCACCCAGCGGTAGTAATATTCAACCATGGCATGTGCATGTTGTGACTGGAAAAGTTAAACAACAAATCAGCCAATCAATACTTACTGCTGCCAAACAGGGAGAAGCTAGCCCTCAATACCAATACTATCCAGAAGATTGGTTTGAGCCCTATAAAACCCGCCGCCGCCAAGTGGGTTATGCCCTTTATGATACATTGGGCATTAAACGTGAAGATACACAAGCACGCAATCAACAAATGTTACGTAATTTCATATTTTTTGATGCACCCATTGGGTTATTTTTTAGCCTTAATAAGCGTATGGCTACAGGCAGCTATCTTGATCTAGGTATATTTATTGAAAATATTGTATTAACTGCGAAAGGTTATGGGTTAGATACATGTATTCAAGCAGCCTTTGCTAATTTTCATCAAGCTATTCGTCCTTATATACCCATAGCAGAAGATGATATTTTGGTATGTGGAATGGCGTTAGGTTATGAGGACAGTAATGCTCCTGAAAACCAGTTAATAACTGAACGTGAACCCGTTACTAATTTCACAACTTTTACTGGGTTTGATAATGAAGCAATTTAA